The Deinococcus cellulosilyticus NBRC 106333 = KACC 11606 region TGCCAGAGATGTCGTCGTTCACGCCGTGCCAGTAGGTGTAGTTGTCGATCACCCAGATGCCAGATTCGCGGGTGCCGTTGCCTGAAGCCTTGGTGCCACCGAAGGGCATGTGGGCTTCTGCTCCGGTGGTGGAGTTGTTGATGGAGGTCATGCCTGCCTGGATGTTCTCGCGGAACTTGTAGGCCCATTCGCGGTTGTTGGTGTAGATTGCGCTGGAGAGGCCGTATTCCACGCTGTTGGCGACTTCGATGGCTTCATCGATGCCGTCGACTTTCACCAGGTTGATGGTGGGGCCGAAGCACTCCCGCTGGAAGATCTGCATGTCTTTGGTGACGTTGTCCCAGACGGTGGGCCAGCCATAGAATGCCTCTTCGGGGTCGCCCTGGAAACCTTCGGGTTTGTTGTCGCGGGTGATGCGCTTCTTGCCGTGCAGCAGGGTTGCGCCGTCTTTTTCACCGAGGTCATAGTGGGCTTCCCAGGTTTTGAAGAAGCGCTCGTTGATGAAAGGGCCATAGAGCACGTCATCGTGTTCGCCAGGGTTGCCGATTTTGATCTGCTGGACTTTTTCGAGGTAGCGCTTCTTGAACTCCTCGTAGATGGGAGCGTCCAGGATGATGTTTCCTGCACTGGTGCAGCGCTGGCCTCCGGTGCCGAAAGCGGCCCACAGGGCACCTGCCACAGCATTGTCCAGATCGGCGTCGCGCATGACCACCAGAGGGCTCTTGCCCCCGAGTTCAAGGGTGGGGTGGGTGAGGTTGCGGCCTGCCACCTCGCCAATTTTGCGGCCCACAGCGCTCGATCCAGTGAAAGCGATTTTGTTCAGGCGCTTCTCATCCATCATGTCCACCAGGAATTCACCGGTGGAACCTCCGCCGTAACCGAAGACGAGGTTCATGACCCCATCGGGCAGGCCTCCTTCAATCAGAAGCTGGGTGAAGGCGTAACTGGTCAGGGGCGCATCTTCGCTGGGCTTCCAGACGATGGTGTTTCCGGTCAGAAGCGCTGGAATGATCTTCCAGGCAGGCACGGCCACAGGGAAGTTTCCTGCGGTGATGATGCCCACCACGCCCAGAGGACGGCGGAAGGTCATCAGGTCCTTGGTTTGCATTTCACTGGGCACAGTCTGGCCGTACAGGCGGCGACCCTCGGACTGGAAGAAGTGGCAGGTGTCGATGGCTTCCTGCACGTCTCCACGGGCTTCTTTGAGGGTCTTGCCCATTTCGCGGGAGAGCAGGCGGCTCAGGGCTTCTTTTTCACGCTCGATGGCCTTGCCGATGTTCCCGATGATGTTGCCCCGGATGGGAGCGGGGGTCTTGCTCCATTTTGCAAATGCAGTTTTTGCAGCGATGCAGGCTTCACGAACCTGCTCTTTGGTGGCAACAGGGAATTCTCCGAGCACATCGCTGAGTTTTGAGGAGTTGCGGCTCAGGTAATGGTCCTGGCTGTCGACCATTTTTCCATTGATGATGTTGAGGTAACGCTTCACGGTGTGTTCTCCGGTCTGTGGTTTCTGAGCAGTCTGGGTCACTTCACGACCTCCCTTTTCTGGGTCTGGGTGGTGTAGGTGCTCTCGAAGATTTTATCTGCATTTCCAGCCTCGAAACCCTCACGGCGGTGTTCGCGTTTCAGTTCGGATTTTGAGAGGTGGCTGTAGGCAGGGAGCACCCGTCTTTCAGCGAATTCCACATAGGACCCGCTGATCATTTTCTTTTTGCCTTCGGCAAATTCGGCTTCGATCATCTCTGCGACGGTGGAGGACTGCAGCAGCAGACCATCAGGACTGACCTTGATCTTGCCCCCAGAGTCGTTCAGTTTGAAGCCGTTTCTCTCCAGGAAGTCGTTGTAGCCCTGGATGCTGTCGTAACCCTCTGGCAGGCTGTGAATGGACACAGTGAAGTGGTTGAGGTAATAGCGGTTGTAGATCACCCAGGCGGCGTATTCCGATTCCTGTTGCAGGCGCTCGTAGTCCTCCAGGGTGGGGAGCCTCCAGAGGGCCTTGTGCAAGAAGGCATCCACTTCTTCCCAGTTGTCGAGGTTGAGGCCATCGACAGGATCGGTTTTCACTTCATCGGTGTAGCTGTGGATGATGCGCTGGGCCACTTCGGAAAGCTCATGGACCCGCAGTTCGGACACGAAGATTCTGGGGAACTCGGGGGAGGGGGGAGCGTACCAGAAGGCATTCAGCTTCTTGGCCTGAAAATTGTATCTTTCCTGTTTGCGGTAACCGTAGTGCAAAAAGATCTTTTCAAAGGACTGGATGCCGAACTGGGGCACACCCATGGTTCTGAAGGCGATGTGATCGTTTTCGATCTGGTCTCTCGCTGCAATGATGCCTTCTTTGAGCATGGCTTCAATCACGCCTTCCACATCGGGAACGCGCTGCTGGTAACGCTGCATCAGACCGTCGAGCACTTTTTTCAGGGTGTCATGCATCTCAAGATCCTTTCTTCATAAAGACACCAACCCCTCTGAAAAGCCAGTCCCAGAGAGATTTTGGTGTCCTGAAATGGGACATTTATCCTGTTCTTGATCTCATGCTAGCACCACGCTGAAACCCAGCTGACCTGTCATTTGAAAAGTGTATACAATCCCACAGGCCCGGAAGCGCAGGGTCAGCGACAACCAAAAGTTAACGCCCGCTGTGGAAACGGGCGCAACGCTTGTCAAAAGCCAAGTGTGAAAGTTATATGAGGATCAGAGGTCGCGTCTGCGAAAGACCACGATGGCCAGACCTAAAAGTGCAACCAGATAACAAAAAGCCCAGATCAGGTCCCCGGACTGGATGGGGGTGCTGCCCACCAGAGGGTTGCCATCGCGGATGCCCTCTGGAAGGTCTCGCATCGAGCGGGTTTGCAGGTAATAACTGGCAAAACGCCACATGGCATCGCTGGGAAAGATGTAATGCGAGTACACCCCGATTTTTTCCATCAGAGGTGTGGCGGTAAACTTCCCAAGGTTCCCCACCAGTCCACCCGTCCAGGAGAGGGCATAGACCATGAACATCACGACCCCACTGGTCAGCACTGGAAAAATGGCACTGCAGAGGACTGTGCTGGTCAGCAGAATCCAGGTGCCCAGGCCCATCAGCACTATGGTCTTGATGTAATCTGCCGGGATGTACCCGGTGATCCAGTAGGTGCCATAAACCACCCCCAGAGAAAGCAGGGCCAGATACACCAGGCTCACCACACTGAGCCCGAGCCATTTGCCCAGCACCAGTTCGGCACGCTTCAAAGGCTTGACCAGAATGGTCATCAAGAGGCCACTTTCCACCTCTCCTGAAAGGGTGGAAACGCCCAGCATGATGCCCACCAGACTGCCCAGAAAGTTCACCACATACAGGCCCATGATGCTGAGGGTGGCATAGATCTCATCGGCCCTCCTCAGGCGTTCACGGCCCAGTTCTGCAGCCCGTTCTGTCAGGTTCTCCTGCAGGGCATGGGCACCATAAAAATACAGGCCCAGAAAGACCACGGTCAGAATCAGCAGGGCCAGAATCAGCTTCTTGGCGAAAGCCTCCTGCAGGGTGAAAGCAGAAACTTTGAAGATGTTGTTCATCTGGCCTCCATCAGGGAAACATACAGGTCTTCCAGGGTGCGTTTCTGTGGGGTGAGGCCATAGATCGGACACCGGTGTTTGAACAGCACCTCTGCAATGCGGGCAATGTCTTTTTCATCCGAGACCCTGAGGTGTGCGGTGTTCCACGTGAAATCGAGCACCTCTGCAAAAGACTGCAGCTCTGCTTTGAGGTCCTCAGTCATTTTCTCGCTCAGGATTTCCACTTCCAGGGTTCCTTTCAGCAACTCCTGCAATGAACCGGTGCGTAAAACCTGACCGTTTTGCACAATGCACACCCGATCACAGGTCAGTTCCACCTCGGAGAGCAGGTGGGAATTTAAAAACACCGTGGTCCCCTGTTCCTGCAGGTGGTGGATGATGTTCCTGACCTGTCTGCGGCCCAGCGGATCAAGGGCAGAGGTGGGTTCATCCAGAAAGACAATCCTGGGTTTGTGCAAGATGGCCTGGGCCAGACCCACCCGTTGTTGCATCCCCTTGGAATAGCCTTTCACTTTCCGGTCTCCGTGCTGTGAAAGGCCCACCTGATCCAGCACTTCTGGAATGCGCCTGTCCAGTTCCTGCTCGGTCATGCCGCACAGGCGGCCATGCCACCTGAGGAGGTCCTTTCCAGAGAGCCAGTCATGAAAACGGAAAAGTTCAGGAAGAAACCCCACCTGCCGTTTGACTTCCAGGCTGTCAGGCGTTTGACCCAGGAGCTTTGGGGTTCCACGGGTGGGAGAAATCAGGCCCAGGAGCATTTTGATGGTGGTGGTCTTTCCAGCCCCGTTGGGTCCCAGAAAACCGAAAACCTCTCCCTGTGCCACCGAGAAGCTGATGTCCTGAACGGCCACCTTGCGGGGATAGGCTTTGTGAAGATGCGTTGCCTCAATGTCCATGCTGACTTCAGAGTACGGGGATTCTTTTTGAGAAATGCGGTGACAGGGCGAGGACAGATTGTGGTTTTGAATGTCCAATACAATTTGTAGGGGCAGGCCGACGGCTCGCCCCCTGCTGAAATCCTGTCAGATCAGCCAATTCCAGCTTCTGCAAAAGTTGCCATGTTTTTCAGAACGCTGGCCGCAGCCTGCAAGATGGGCACACAGAGGACTCCACCTGTCCCTTCTCCCAGACGCATGTCCAGATTGAGCAAGGGTTCCAGACCCAGGTGGGAGAGTTGTTTGACGTGCCCGATTTCCACACTCTGGTGGCTTGCAAAGAAATAATCTCTGGAAAGGGGAGAGAGGGCTGCGGCAATCAGGGCTGCAGATCCAGCAATGAATCCATCAATGACCACAGGAACCCGGTGGGCGGCACCTGCAAGCATCACCCCGGTCATGGCAGCGATTTCCAGACCACCCAGATCTGCAAGCACACCCAGAGGATCTTCTGCGTGGCTCTGGTTGCGGTTCAGGGCCTCTTTGATCACCTGGACCTTGTGGGTGAGGCCTTCATCTGAGATGCCTGTTCCACGTCCTGTGACCAGATCTGGAGAGAGGTTCAGCATTCTGGCGGTGATGGCTGCTGCAGGGGTGGTGTTGCCGATGCCCATCTCTCCGGGCACCAGAATTCCTGCACCTTGCTGAATGGCCTGTGTTGCCACTTCTGCTCCAAGCAGCAGGGCTTTTTCTGCTTCCTCGCGGGTCAGGGCACTTTCCTTTCGCAAGTTGCGGGTGCCTCTGCGAACAGGGGTGTTCACCAGAGCAGGGTGGTCGGGCAGGTCTGCATTCACGCCTGCATTGATCACCTGCACTTTTGCACCCACAGTGCGGGCGATGGCATTTACCGCTGCCCCTTCGGCCAGGAAGTTCAGAACCATCAGAGGGGTGACACTGGCAGGAAAGGCACTGACGCCTTCTTCACACACGCCGTGGTCTCCTGCGCAGACGATGGCCACAGGGTTTTGAATTTCTGGTTTTTCTGTGCCCAGAATGCCTGCAAGTCGCACCCCCAGGGCTTCCAGTTTTCCCAGAGATTTCGGAGGTTTGGTGAGCTGGTCCTGGCGTTCCAGCGCGCTTTTCAAAGCCTGTGCATTGAGGGGTTGAATCTGGTCAATTAAGGTCTGCATTTCAGGGAACAGATTAACGCTTTTGCGTCCTGGCAGGTGCTACTTGACCTTGATGGGTTGGCCTGCAACACAGAAGTAACTTTCCTGGCAGGCTTGAGAAAACATCTGGTTCACCCGGCCCAGAATGTCCCGGTACTGTCTGGCGAGTTTGTTGACAGGGACAATCCCAAGACCCACCTCGTTGCTGACCACGATGGTTGGAGATGTCCTTTGCTGAATCACTTCACAGATCGCCTGGGCACGCTCCAGAATTGCTGCTTCGGTCATTTCCTGCATCATCAGGTTGGAGACCCACAGGCTCAGGCAATCGATCAGCAGTGGACCATAGACTTTCTCGACTGCTTCCAGCAGTTCTCTGGG contains the following coding sequences:
- a CDS encoding aldehyde dehydrogenase family protein, whose amino-acid sequence is MTQTAQKPQTGEHTVKRYLNIINGKMVDSQDHYLSRNSSKLSDVLGEFPVATKEQVREACIAAKTAFAKWSKTPAPIRGNIIGNIGKAIEREKEALSRLLSREMGKTLKEARGDVQEAIDTCHFFQSEGRRLYGQTVPSEMQTKDLMTFRRPLGVVGIITAGNFPVAVPAWKIIPALLTGNTIVWKPSEDAPLTSYAFTQLLIEGGLPDGVMNLVFGYGGGSTGEFLVDMMDEKRLNKIAFTGSSAVGRKIGEVAGRNLTHPTLELGGKSPLVVMRDADLDNAVAGALWAAFGTGGQRCTSAGNIILDAPIYEEFKKRYLEKVQQIKIGNPGEHDDVLYGPFINERFFKTWEAHYDLGEKDGATLLHGKKRITRDNKPEGFQGDPEEAFYGWPTVWDNVTKDMQIFQRECFGPTINLVKVDGIDEAIEVANSVEYGLSSAIYTNNREWAYKFRENIQAGMTSINNSTTGAEAHMPFGGTKASGNGTRESGIWVIDNYTYWHGVNDDISGKLQLAQMETEYAEVKAPVSVSEL
- a CDS encoding DUF1338 domain-containing protein: MHDTLKKVLDGLMQRYQQRVPDVEGVIEAMLKEGIIAARDQIENDHIAFRTMGVPQFGIQSFEKIFLHYGYRKQERYNFQAKKLNAFWYAPPSPEFPRIFVSELRVHELSEVAQRIIHSYTDEVKTDPVDGLNLDNWEEVDAFLHKALWRLPTLEDYERLQQESEYAAWVIYNRYYLNHFTVSIHSLPEGYDSIQGYNDFLERNGFKLNDSGGKIKVSPDGLLLQSSTVAEMIEAEFAEGKKKMISGSYVEFAERRVLPAYSHLSKSELKREHRREGFEAGNADKIFESTYTTQTQKREVVK
- a CDS encoding ABC transporter permease — translated: MNNIFKVSAFTLQEAFAKKLILALLILTVVFLGLYFYGAHALQENLTERAAELGRERLRRADEIYATLSIMGLYVVNFLGSLVGIMLGVSTLSGEVESGLLMTILVKPLKRAELVLGKWLGLSVVSLVYLALLSLGVVYGTYWITGYIPADYIKTIVLMGLGTWILLTSTVLCSAIFPVLTSGVVMFMVYALSWTGGLVGNLGKFTATPLMEKIGVYSHYIFPSDAMWRFASYYLQTRSMRDLPEGIRDGNPLVGSTPIQSGDLIWAFCYLVALLGLAIVVFRRRDL
- a CDS encoding ABC transporter ATP-binding protein, whose translation is MDIEATHLHKAYPRKVAVQDISFSVAQGEVFGFLGPNGAGKTTTIKMLLGLISPTRGTPKLLGQTPDSLEVKRQVGFLPELFRFHDWLSGKDLLRWHGRLCGMTEQELDRRIPEVLDQVGLSQHGDRKVKGYSKGMQQRVGLAQAILHKPRIVFLDEPTSALDPLGRRQVRNIIHHLQEQGTTVFLNSHLLSEVELTCDRVCIVQNGQVLRTGSLQELLKGTLEVEILSEKMTEDLKAELQSFAEVLDFTWNTAHLRVSDEKDIARIAEVLFKHRCPIYGLTPQKRTLEDLYVSLMEAR
- the cobT gene encoding nicotinate-nucleotide--dimethylbenzimidazole phosphoribosyltransferase, encoding MQTLIDQIQPLNAQALKSALERQDQLTKPPKSLGKLEALGVRLAGILGTEKPEIQNPVAIVCAGDHGVCEEGVSAFPASVTPLMVLNFLAEGAAVNAIARTVGAKVQVINAGVNADLPDHPALVNTPVRRGTRNLRKESALTREEAEKALLLGAEVATQAIQQGAGILVPGEMGIGNTTPAAAITARMLNLSPDLVTGRGTGISDEGLTHKVQVIKEALNRNQSHAEDPLGVLADLGGLEIAAMTGVMLAGAAHRVPVVIDGFIAGSAALIAAALSPLSRDYFFASHQSVEIGHVKQLSHLGLEPLLNLDMRLGEGTGGVLCVPILQAAASVLKNMATFAEAGIG